From the Xiphophorus hellerii strain 12219 chromosome 20, Xiphophorus_hellerii-4.1, whole genome shotgun sequence genome, the window TAGAATACGTATacgtaaaaaacatatttaggaGTTTATGCAGATTCATTAGACACAGACTgatgtgggcttaatgaaaagtatgtttaacaCTTGGTTAAAGTTGttattttctaaaagtaatTTCAATGTAATAAACAAACCTCAATGGTATGCATAATCTGAGTCATTTACTGAGTATGACTGCGTAAGAAGATAAATTTAAAGATGCAATAATGATTCTATGTAAATGCCTGATGGGTCTTTgacatctttttctttaatgaGTTAACCAATGCAACTGCTTAGGCAACATCTTCAATCACAACCTGAAACTACTGACCTCCTTTGTGGGGAATGATGGTTAGAACAGAAAGAGCTAGAGTCAATGAAATTACTAGTTCAAAGATCAGACAAACACGTTTCACAGAGGTGAATTAGTACCTCACCTCAcctgtttgaacattttaaaacctgactagaacatttttatgactGATGGTTTCGGGAATGCTTTTTCCTGTCCAGTAAGCAATGTGTTACACTGGCTTAAGTGTGGAGAAGCAAAAATATGAGCTGCTTTTTCAGCAGGTTTAGCTTTACCAGCGTTTCTTTATTAAAGGAAGGAAAATTAGTTGATGGATGTAGCATGTGAATCCAGAGTTGGACAAGGAGGGAAATCAAGGTAGATGGCCCATCAGGCTGGTGGGCTCTAAAGCACAAAGTGattaattaaaacagatttatattTACAAAGAGAAAACGTAAACGACAGTGGATTTAGTGTGGAACCTTGTTGAACACCTTTGAGAAGTCACTAACCTTCATGGAGAAATTGTAATCTAACACAGAAGGACATTATTAATAACTTAATTCCTACAAAAAGGATcaggttttgttggttttattttttgttgctatatttttagagaaacagaacTTCATCCCTTCTAAGTTTATATGTcataagattttcttttatggCAATTCtctatctttttaaaaataaaataataaaaaagagagattgTTTAAGCTTATTAATGGGGAGAGTTATGAATGAGTTTTGAAATtatgaatgtaaataaataatgtgcTTTTGAAATTAGTTATAGCTTTAAAGCTGTAGATTTTCAGATATCCAACCATATGACTGACATAGtgggttgggtttttttttttaaggggaAAAGGCAACGTGATGCTGACTTAAAGCCCACACAAGGGTTCCTGTTTCACAATCGAGTGGAGCTGTGCACAAGCAACCTTGTGTCACGACTCACAGAGAACGACTtaatatgtttctgtttaatCTGCTCATCTTCATTTTGACTCTTAATGTGTTTATTGTTGATTCGGATGccacaaaatgtaacaaaggtaggaaaaataaccttttgggtgtttttaaaaaaaattgtgtaatgatgtagaattttttttttgtttctgtcttttttctgaAGTACTTAGaagttaaacttttgtttttctccaactTGTGAAATATGTAGGTGAGAAATTGACAGAATCCCATAGAGGCAAAATACTATGTACGCCGTGTGGGGAAGGAACTTTTCGGGCAACACCAAAGGATTCTAAAAGTTGTGATGCATGCACTCTGTGTGATGAAGGTAGTAGTAAAAGCCTTGCTAACATGTACTGACTAAAAGCTGTTCTGTGAACAGCCAATGATAAAGTGTAAACATTGAATGAAGCCTTCTGTCCTTTAGCtactttttacaaattaaaccaACGACTCTGTAGTTTAAATcctaaaatgtattattttttgggTTTTACAGAATTAGGAAGCTTCATCAAAGATAAGTGCACCACAGTGAAAAATACTGTATGTGGATGTCGTGATGGCTTTGTTCCATTTTCAAGCGATTCAGGCGTCTGTAAATGTGATATAGGCTCTGGACTGGAAAATGGAGGTAAGGTATAGACTCAAACAAATTTCTTAGGTTCTATTAATTTGATCCAAAGGCTGAACCttaatgaaaacaattatttttcccACTGGCAGTTTGTTCAAAGTGCAAGGAAGGTTATTTCAACAAGGATATTGACAAACCATgtcaaaaatggaaagagtgaGTTTCAATAGTTGCACACCATTTGAAACCTCAAGTACACATGTAGCTAAAagcctgttgtttttgtctttgttatgTTATTGCAGCTGTAAGTCTGCAGGGATTAAACAGGCTGGAAATTCAACCTCTGACGTCGTGTGTAAGGAGATGATAAATGATAGTCAGACCACTGTAGCCCCCACAGCAATCAAAACGGTTTTCCCCTCACTTTCAACGACACGCCGTCCACATGAGGGGGCTCCAACACAGACACTCTCGAGTACCACCACAACTACTGTTCAGTTAACCACTGTGAGAAACACAATGCAGCTCACAAAGCATTCACATAGGTAAGACTTTTCCTGCTTTCTGTCATGCTCCGATTTTAGGGTGATGTAAGCTGTAGCTGGACTGTCTCATCTTATTCCAGGTACGGCCATTCTCATTTTGGGAATTGCTGGACTGCTCGGGCTGACAGCAATGACCTGCAAGCTGCATGTTACACCCTGCTGGAAGTCAAAACCAGCAGTACAGAGTAAGTTAAAGGCAATCTGGGCTCACAGGTGTTAATTTAGTGACaaaatatacagctctggaaaaaattgagACCTCTGCACTGAACATCTCCTGGTTGTTCTGCctaatattgatttctgaactcttcctgttaaatactaaaacatttgtattgttgtttctaaatgaacatgaacttgttttctttgcattatttgaggtctgcatctttttgttattttgaccatttctcattttctgcaaataaattctgaatttatgcttggaatttcagagacatgttgtcagtagttaaTAGAATAAAAggacaatgttcattttacttaaacatttaCCTATAAGGAGTAAAGTCagagaaaatgctaattttaagtggtctcttaattctTTCCAGAACTGTATATATTCATTTAAGTGCAAGAACATTGGAGACACCTGTagcaaaaaaagtcattcagtttttatactGGAATAAGATGCCAGTGTGTTTCTCCTGCACAGGTGATTGTCCATTTTAACTTACCATCAAACAACAcattatttagtaaataaaaacatttgtatgcattttattgactgtctaagttattttttgtgttttttgatttaATAATCCAAGATGGTTTGGCATAGCATAATGGAAAATAGTGGTAAATGTTTCCTAATTACTTTTGTCTTAAtcatatgtacatttttgtttacagccAAAGACTCTTTGTGTCGGAGGCCAGTTGAGGAAAGCGGTGATGGCAGTGAGTCCTCTTTGAAACTAAACCCAGAGCCGTGAGATGAAGTTTTTCTTTGACGAAAATCCTCATCTGATACTTCAGAGAGTCATCCCtggaaaagtttaatttactGCAGACCCCTCAGATCCTCCTTGTATTGTTTGTTGTGTGTTacataaaacacagaacatcTGCATTGTAACAGGTGTGTTTTTAATCTATACTGTGGTCAAAATTTGACTGTTTGTTCTGTGGTAATACAGTGTAGGATTTTTGAATTATACCTCgctttttaaaactgtgaaacCATTCAAGGTAGACATTTGTATTCTTGATGTTATACTTCTtaggaggaattataatggctGACATGGTGTATATGGTTTTTTTCTCATAAGTATACATTTGCCAGTACTACCTGGTGAATTTTCTTCTATATGCATTTATATGCAGGTTTTATAGACCTTCTGCTGACATTATACATGCTCTAATAGGGCTGGGACAACTCTGAGAAATATGCACTTTGAACAATAATGTGGGTATAAACTATAAAACATACCCtatacaaatgttaaaaaaaactatagaacaaaatttctctttttcatttacattgctttttaagtttctttgtTGTGTTATTCAGTGTTTTCTTGGTCTGTTCCAACAGTCGTATGTCTCTTTTgtacaagattaaaaaaaaaatctgttttcagaaaTATGTGGGGTGAGGGAAAGTACCACATGGAGCAAAATGTGcttctttttcccccccaccaAGAGTTGCctcctctgttttcttgttCTGGTGTTTGGAAAGACTGATATTGTAAATGTGAATACTTTCATGTTGTTTGTGCCTtgctggaaatatttttcagattagTGCAGTCAGAGGAGTATGAAACTTTGCCCCAATTACCTTTCACCATTTACCAGATGAGCACTAAGTAGCTTCATGCCTGGTTGCATCTCAGTGAGTTGTAAAATCGACCCGAAAGGAAACTGCAGATATGTTGATTCATTCTAAGAATTGAAGGTTCCTTTCAAGAAGGTGATATTGGTTTAGgtaggaaaaatatttaaaaataccaTGACTGGattaattttgtatttgtttattttattttacattaaaatgaacatgttaCATATGCAGTGTAAAGTAAAGTGTCCTCTATTCAAGTTTTTCtgcaaatgtattatttattgaaataatatcACTTATACTGATGTAAAGTTATGAACATTTTACTTCTATAGCTTTTGGAACTATGTATGAGCaatggtgggtttttttttataccgaTGACATCTCTCTGTCTGGCCAAGGGGGAGACACcacaatggaaaaaaacaaagcaaaaccaaaacaattctCTGTTGAATCCTAAATAGTTTTCCTGCTCATGTTCAAGTTACTAGTTCAATAGGGTTGGGCTGCCCTCATGTGGTATGTAAAGTTTaggcactgtaaaaaaaataaagaaaacatcagagactattgttgtgtttttttttagaagtctGGGATGCTTTTTACTACCTCTAGTTTAAAATCTAGTGCTggataatgaaataaaaaatcatcTTGATCGTGAAAtcatataaaagaaaagaattgaATGGTTTTCTGGAATGAAACCTTCCCAGATCAATATTTTAAGTGTTCTagaaaagttgtattttttaaatttttttattttattatttaccttTGATGGATTGAGTTGCACAAGGTGTGATATTTAGGCAAGAACCACCATGGCTTCTAAATGTGAAGGTCTGCTGCAGACAGAATAACAGATGAAAGAGTACCTCCCCAAAACTGCCTGTAAATGTCACTGATCCAGGAAGTTGGTGCGCAGTTTCAGAGAAATTAAGCACACTTTACACGGAACAAacttgtttggggttttttgagTTGTAGCCTGACTTACTAGCACCTGAAGATAAATATCATCCATTCATTCGTGTCTATGTAtatttctggttgttttttttacccatatTGTACGTTTTTTCTTCGTGTGTGTACGACAAACTTGCATTTATATTCTGTAtattatttgagtaaaaatgtattgatctCTGAATAAGCCTTTGTGACTTTCTTTGTGCtatttctgtaaatttaagacAGTTATTAGGTGTGTTTTGTAAATTCACTAACCCTTATTTTAAGTAGTTGATTAACATTACAATATCCACTGTGCACATCACAGTATGGTGCTTTTCAAATATTCTTCTCTGTTACCAGTTGAACTTGACCTTATTATAATCACACTGATCATACATAACATtatgattaattaaaaatgaacagaaacaggaTGTGCTATTGGATTTGAGCCAGTTTTGGTTCcctactcacacacacacacacacaaaacaataaaagaataaagtacACTCTTCAAGCTGTCTCTGGTTAGAACTTATGGGCTAAGGTTCATTATCATTATCATGTTCTTGTTTTCAAATAGCTACATAATGGAAGATAATCTTAGCTTCACAAAAATTCATGTCAACGAACATGAActcatccattttattttaaaagttaacatACAGTTTTAAAGACATCGAATATTTGGATTTGATTTGAGGACTACACCTTGGTGGTTGTCAACTGGACCAGGATATATTAGGCAACAAATGAATATTTGATCATCAAAGGTGTTGAAAGTAAGAAAAATGAGCAGATGGTTATCATTTCCAAAACTGCAGTTCTTGTGTCCATGTCTATTAAAAGTGATCCTTAAAGGAAGTGATTTGAACATTCATCAACATGGTGGCTGAGTAGGGTTACAAAAGTTAAAGTAATGTAGCTCAAACTGTTGAAAAGTTTTGTGATGGTTCTAATAAAACCATCACAGCATGGATCACAGTTTGTTGTGGCTACACAGGCATGGATCAATCAGTGGGTCCATGCCGATGTGATAATCTTTGGGTTTGTAAATTGTGATGATTTTATGGTTTTGGATTTTCATGTCTTAGCTCCAATGCTGTTTTGAACTGTGGTCCCTGTTGCATTGTGGTCGCCTGCTTCCTTTCATGCATTCTGTTTCATTTACTTCTTTTATTCTTGTGAGGCCTGTCGCTGCGATCCTTTGTCACCTTTGTTTGAGTATCTTTAGTTATACATAAAGCAGCAAATACaaagaaaagtaattaaaaGTTGTCAGTTAactaaatatctttttttttcaacctgACAAAAGAAAAGCTAATTAATCTGGAAAAAACCTTGCATCTTTGCAAACAGCAAACTTATGCAGTAGCTGCAAGGCTACataaaacatatgtttttttttctgattagtCATACAAATCTCCATTCTCCCACAAaggaa encodes:
- the LOC116710120 gene encoding LOW QUALITY PROTEIN: tumor necrosis factor receptor superfamily member 4 (The sequence of the model RefSeq protein was modified relative to this genomic sequence to represent the inferred CDS: deleted 1 base in 1 codon); this encodes MFLFNLLIFILTLNVFIVDSDATKCNKGEKLTESHRGKILCTPCGEGTFRATPKDSKSCDACTLCDEELGSFIKDKCTTVKNTVCGCRDGFVPFSSDSGVCKCDIGSGLENGVCSKCKEGYFNKDIDKPCQKWKDCKSAGIKQAGNSTSDVVCKEMINDSQTTVAPTAIKTVFPSLSTTRRPHEGAPTQTLSSTTTTTVQLTTVRNTMQLTSIHIGTAILILGIAGLLGLTAMTCKLHVTPCWKSKPAVQTKDSLCRRPVEESGDGSESSLKLNPEP